Proteins co-encoded in one Cytobacillus sp. NJ13 genomic window:
- a CDS encoding cell wall-binding repeat-containing protein produces the protein MKRISQCLILLLSVFAILWNIDMPEAKANSNLERISGDNRIHTAIKISQRGWPKGLVSQERAVILARADNPADALAAASLVGVKDAPILLAYPNRIDAATLNELSRLKAAKVYILGGTGAISAGVENAIRNKGIATQRVKGSTRYDTAAAINSITGASSTKAILVNGDTIVDALPASSYSAINKIPIYLAKRDSLPKALPPAVKEVIIFGGTGVVSENLKKSLAAKGIKVQRVSGENRYSTSVEAANLNNNTDNVIFVRGTSTNQTYPEYPDAVASSGLAKKLNTNIVLVHPTSVQDPVYDYVNQIDPKVYVLGGTGAVTDKVLTGYGLLAGNSCPPFNWPADGTLTSGFGSRWGSFHYGIDIAKKGDVPVKAAYDGTVSYAGTMNGYGNTIMIRHRGDTQETLYAHLRSISVKKGQIVKTGQQIGWMGSTGQVTGQHLHFETHLGLWNGSKSNAVDPIKLLPNSSTPASCFP, from the coding sequence ATGAAAAGGATCAGTCAATGTTTAATCCTGTTGTTGTCGGTGTTTGCAATTTTATGGAATATAGATATGCCAGAGGCAAAGGCAAATTCAAACCTTGAAAGAATTTCGGGAGATAACCGGATACATACAGCTATTAAAATATCACAAAGGGGCTGGCCAAAGGGACTGGTTTCTCAGGAAAGAGCCGTTATCCTGGCAAGGGCTGATAATCCGGCTGATGCCCTGGCGGCCGCAAGCCTGGTTGGAGTAAAGGATGCTCCAATTCTATTAGCCTACCCCAATAGAATAGACGCGGCTACTTTAAATGAACTGTCACGCTTGAAAGCAGCAAAAGTATACATACTGGGCGGAACAGGTGCGATTAGCGCAGGGGTGGAAAATGCAATCAGAAACAAAGGAATTGCCACACAAAGGGTTAAAGGAAGCACCCGCTATGATACGGCTGCTGCCATCAATTCCATAACAGGGGCATCATCAACTAAAGCCATTCTTGTAAACGGAGATACCATTGTCGATGCATTGCCTGCGTCCAGCTATTCAGCTATTAATAAAATCCCTATCTATCTAGCGAAAAGGGATTCGCTGCCAAAAGCCCTTCCTCCTGCGGTCAAAGAGGTAATTATTTTTGGCGGAACAGGAGTAGTCAGCGAGAATTTAAAAAAATCACTTGCTGCAAAGGGCATTAAGGTACAAAGAGTGTCAGGCGAAAACCGCTACAGCACAAGCGTAGAGGCAGCAAACTTAAATAATAATACTGACAACGTCATCTTTGTCAGAGGTACGTCCACCAATCAAACATACCCTGAATATCCAGATGCGGTTGCTTCCTCGGGATTAGCAAAGAAGTTAAATACAAACATTGTACTCGTCCATCCAACGAGTGTCCAGGACCCGGTCTATGATTATGTAAATCAAATCGACCCAAAGGTATACGTTCTAGGAGGAACAGGTGCTGTAACGGATAAGGTGTTAACGGGCTATGGTCTTTTAGCCGGGAATTCCTGCCCTCCTTTTAATTGGCCCGCAGATGGGACTCTAACATCAGGTTTCGGATCCCGATGGGGAAGCTTCCATTATGGAATTGATATTGCCAAAAAAGGAGATGTGCCTGTCAAGGCAGCCTACGATGGTACCGTGAGCTATGCCGGCACAATGAATGGATACGGAAATACAATCATGATCAGACATAGAGGAGACACACAGGAGACGTTATATGCCCACCTAAGAAGCATATCAGTCAAGAAGGGCCAGATTGTCAAAACCGGCCAGCAGATTGGCTGGATGGGCAGTACCGGCCAGGTAACCGGCCAGCATCTTCATTTTGAAACACATTTGGGATTATGGAATGGATCGAAGTCAAATGCGGTTGATCCGATTAAACTGCTGCCGAATTCATCAACGCCTGCTTCCTGTTTTCCTTAA
- a CDS encoding SGNH/GDSL hydrolase family protein, with protein sequence MKHLLIIILAISCGLVLFLGNTHWNERTGLSKQEPVQESKDSDPDTKTSKAEAPSSTSKITLEEFEILSKKWPESAKKQFGLSLQEEEPFKIVLAGSEALGNGTNGWAQLTKTELEKAYGTDSLEVVIQTFNGTSIDFSAENKAKELAALKPDLILLEPLTLNDNGEVRIEDSHTHISNWIETVKNENPEAVFIIQPPHPIYQASYYPVQVEELKKYAETNDIPYLDHWTAWPDPQGEEILDYLSEEGDVPNEQGHLLWSKFVNEYFISK encoded by the coding sequence ATGAAGCATTTATTGATTATTATCCTTGCGATAAGCTGTGGATTGGTTCTTTTTTTAGGTAATACCCATTGGAATGAAAGAACCGGGCTTTCCAAACAGGAGCCCGTACAGGAAAGTAAAGATTCAGACCCTGATACAAAGACATCTAAAGCTGAAGCTCCGTCGAGTACTTCAAAGATCACTTTAGAAGAGTTCGAAATTCTATCCAAAAAGTGGCCTGAGTCTGCCAAAAAGCAATTTGGGTTATCCCTGCAAGAAGAAGAGCCTTTCAAAATTGTCCTTGCTGGTTCTGAAGCACTTGGCAATGGAACCAATGGCTGGGCCCAATTAACAAAGACAGAGCTTGAGAAAGCATATGGTACTGATTCATTAGAAGTAGTCATCCAAACTTTTAATGGAACCTCTATAGATTTCTCTGCTGAAAATAAAGCCAAGGAATTGGCAGCTCTAAAGCCTGATCTTATTCTATTAGAGCCCTTAACTCTAAATGATAACGGCGAGGTCCGTATTGAGGATTCTCATACCCATATATCTAATTGGATCGAAACAGTAAAAAACGAAAATCCGGAAGCCGTATTTATCATTCAGCCTCCACATCCCATCTATCAGGCAAGTTATTATCCCGTTCAGGTGGAAGAGTTAAAGAAATATGCAGAAACGAACGATATTCCTTATCTTGATCACTGGACAGCATGGCCAGATCCGCAAGGTGAAGAAATCCTTGATTACTTATCCGAAGAAGGGGATGTGCCTAACGAACAGGGACACCTACTTTGGAGCAAATTTGTAAACGAATATTTTATCAGTAAGTAA
- a CDS encoding Wzz/FepE/Etk N-terminal domain-containing protein yields MEETISLKELFQTLKKRFSLIIAITIVAVMISGIVSYFLLTPIYQSSTQILVNQSKDEQGVYTAGEVQTNLQLINTYNVIIKSAAILELVKKELDLDITTGALNEKITVQSEQNSQVVTISVQDEDPQMAADIANKTAEVFQKEIVNIMNVNNVTILAKAELGENPSPVKPQPLLNIAIAMVVGLMAGVGIAFLLEYLDNTIKDEQDIEKAVGLPVLGVIATIEETNESPSRSERSSRLRGETIGS; encoded by the coding sequence ATGGAGGAAACAATTAGTCTTAAAGAACTATTCCAGACATTGAAAAAGAGATTTTCTCTTATTATAGCCATAACCATTGTCGCAGTCATGATCAGCGGGATAGTCAGTTATTTCTTATTAACACCGATATATCAATCTTCAACACAGATTCTTGTTAACCAGTCGAAAGATGAACAAGGAGTATATACTGCCGGTGAAGTCCAAACCAACCTGCAGTTAATTAACACATATAACGTCATTATTAAAAGTGCAGCCATTCTTGAATTAGTCAAAAAGGAATTAGACCTTGATATCACTACAGGTGCATTGAATGAAAAAATAACCGTTCAAAGTGAGCAAAATTCACAGGTTGTTACAATCTCAGTGCAGGATGAAGACCCACAAATGGCCGCGGATATTGCCAATAAAACAGCAGAAGTTTTCCAAAAAGAAATTGTAAATATTATGAACGTAAACAATGTAACGATCCTTGCTAAAGCTGAATTAGGGGAAAACCCTTCACCTGTTAAGCCTCAGCCGCTTCTTAATATTGCAATCGCAATGGTTGTAGGTTTGATGGCAGGTGTCGGAATTGCCTTTCTATTAGAATACTTAGATAACACTATCAAAGATGAGCAGGATATCGAAAAAGCAGTAGGTCTTCCGGTTCTTGGGGTCATTGCAACGATTGAAGAAACAAATGAAAGCCCAAGCCGTTCAGAAAGAAGCTCAAGATTAAGGGGTGAGACGATTGGCTCTTAA
- a CDS encoding CpsD/CapB family tyrosine-protein kinase produces the protein MEHKRKLITKNDPKSPVSEQYRTIRTNIQFSSIDEEIRTIMVTSSGPGEGKSTTTANLAVVFAQQGKKVLLVDADLRKPTVHYTFNVLNTSGLTSVLTSQLPLMESVKAIDVKNLFILPSGPIPPNPSELLGSRAMDYFMKAALEEFDIILFDTPPVLAVTDAQILSNKCQGTIIVAGSGKAEKDQLIKTKELLTGAQGKLLGVVLNNKKMKENQHYYYYGAN, from the coding sequence ATGGAGCATAAGCGTAAGCTCATCACAAAGAACGATCCAAAATCACCTGTGTCTGAGCAATACCGCACAATCAGAACAAATATACAATTTTCTTCTATAGATGAAGAAATTAGAACTATTATGGTGACTTCTTCAGGTCCTGGTGAAGGAAAATCAACAACAACGGCAAACCTGGCAGTTGTATTTGCACAGCAAGGTAAAAAGGTACTGCTGGTTGATGCGGATTTAAGAAAGCCAACAGTTCACTATACCTTTAATGTATTGAATACATCAGGATTAACCAGTGTACTAACAAGCCAGCTTCCGCTTATGGAATCTGTTAAAGCGATTGATGTGAAGAATTTATTCATACTTCCAAGCGGTCCAATTCCGCCTAACCCATCAGAATTGTTGGGATCAAGAGCGATGGATTATTTTATGAAGGCTGCTTTGGAAGAATTTGATATTATCCTATTCGATACACCGCCTGTTTTGGCAGTAACTGATGCACAAATACTATCAAACAAATGCCAGGGAACAATTATTGTTGCAGGCAGCGGAAAAGCAGAAAAAGATCAGTTAATCAAAACGAAAGAGTTGTTAACGGGTGCTCAAGGAAAACTGTTAGGTGTCGTTTTAAATAATAAGAAAATGAAAGAAAATCAGCATTATTATTATTACGGAGCTAACTGA
- a CDS encoding tyrosine protein phosphatase: MIDIHCHILPGVDDGAQTMEESLEMAKEAVKEGITSIIATPHHNSSYQNEKLEILSKVNELNIRLKEEAIPLTILSGQEVRIYGELLEDLEKGTILPLCESQYLFIEFPSNHVPRYAERLLFDIQLQGLIPVIVHPERNKQLLEQSDLLYQFVEKGALTQVTASSLCGYFGKNIKKFSHQLIEANLTHFIASDAHNIKNRTFKMSEALDEIETQYGVDMVYMFTENAELLVQNQNIYKEIPEKIKRKKFFGIF; this comes from the coding sequence ATGATAGATATCCATTGTCATATTTTGCCTGGTGTGGATGACGGGGCACAAACCATGGAAGAAAGCCTGGAAATGGCAAAGGAAGCAGTCAAAGAGGGCATTACCTCTATCATCGCTACCCCTCACCATAACTCTTCTTATCAGAACGAAAAACTAGAGATTCTTTCGAAAGTAAACGAATTAAACATAAGACTTAAAGAGGAAGCAATCCCTTTAACAATACTTTCAGGACAAGAAGTAAGAATTTATGGTGAGCTTTTAGAAGATTTGGAAAAGGGAACGATTCTTCCATTATGTGAATCTCAATATCTATTTATTGAATTTCCATCCAACCACGTACCAAGATATGCTGAAAGACTTCTATTTGATATTCAGCTGCAAGGTTTAATTCCGGTTATTGTACACCCGGAACGAAACAAACAATTACTGGAGCAGTCAGACCTCCTATATCAATTCGTGGAAAAAGGGGCACTGACTCAAGTAACAGCATCCAGCTTATGTGGCTATTTTGGGAAAAACATAAAGAAATTCTCACATCAATTAATAGAAGCGAACTTAACTCACTTTATTGCTTCTGATGCACATAACATAAAGAACAGGACATTTAAAATGTCAGAAGCTTTGGATGAAATAGAAACTCAGTATGGAGTAGACATGGTTTACATGTTTACGGAGAATGCGGAGCTTCTAGTTCAAAATCAAAATATTTATAAAGAAATACCTGAGAAAATCAAACGCAAGAAATTTTTTGGAATCTTTTAA
- a CDS encoding nucleoside-diphosphate sugar epimerase/dehydratase has product MTYKKRLTFLVLLDSLIVLSAIYVSVLTLHPTLQILKSETLLVCSVALLLSHHFFASVYKLYNKAWEYASVGELVAIAKAVSLSIMTTGIMQQLLVGDIYFRALMLAWMMHILLIGGSRFSWRVYRDRYIKSNTSHKRALIVGAGAAGTMLARQLLKNRDTEIIPVAFVDDDPKKYKLHILGLPVAGESKSIAKTVETLNIDRIVIAIPSLNKEDMKRIFEECSGTKAKTVIMPKIEDVMLGNVSVNQFRDVQVEDLLGREPVELDIESISKKLTGKTILVTGAGGSIGSEICRQVCKFQPKKLLLLGHGENSIYQIDMELKNKYKEDIKIVPVIADIQDRHRIFDVLETHKPDVVYHAAAHKHVPLMEYNPKEAVKNNVLGTKNVAEASDTFGVGTFVLVSSDKAVNPTNVMGSTKRIAEMVIQELDKHSTTKFVAVRFGNVLGSRGSVIPLFKKQIQAGGPVTVTHPDMTRYFMTIPEASRLVMQAGALARGGEIFVLDMGEPVKIVDLAKNLIQLSGYNVDEVGINYSGIRPGEKMYEELLGENEVHKEAVFPKIFIGKAVLEQEEEVQYLIERFGSMSTNEVSEFVLNLANRKENKILSLAK; this is encoded by the coding sequence TTGACATATAAAAAGCGATTGACATTTTTGGTTTTATTGGATTCATTAATTGTTTTGTCGGCCATTTATGTAAGTGTACTTACTCTTCACCCAACGCTTCAGATACTAAAGTCTGAAACGTTGCTGGTTTGCTCGGTTGCACTGCTACTAAGCCATCATTTTTTTGCATCTGTCTACAAGCTGTATAATAAAGCATGGGAGTATGCAAGTGTTGGAGAGCTCGTGGCGATTGCCAAGGCAGTTAGCTTGTCGATTATGACAACAGGGATTATGCAGCAGCTTTTAGTTGGAGATATATATTTTAGGGCTTTAATGCTTGCATGGATGATGCATATTTTGTTAATCGGTGGTTCCCGTTTTTCCTGGCGAGTTTACCGGGATCGGTATATTAAATCGAATACAAGCCACAAACGTGCTTTAATTGTAGGAGCAGGTGCGGCAGGAACAATGCTTGCGAGACAGCTTCTGAAAAACAGAGACACTGAAATTATACCGGTTGCGTTTGTCGATGATGACCCGAAAAAGTATAAATTACATATACTTGGTCTACCCGTAGCGGGAGAATCTAAAAGTATCGCAAAGACAGTTGAGACATTAAATATAGATAGAATCGTCATTGCCATCCCTTCTTTAAATAAGGAAGATATGAAACGCATTTTTGAAGAATGTTCTGGAACAAAAGCCAAGACAGTGATTATGCCTAAAATCGAGGATGTTATGCTCGGCAACGTTTCGGTTAATCAGTTCCGTGATGTGCAGGTAGAGGATCTTTTAGGACGTGAGCCTGTTGAGTTGGATATTGAGAGCATCTCGAAAAAACTTACAGGGAAAACAATTCTGGTTACGGGAGCAGGAGGATCGATTGGATCGGAAATCTGCCGTCAGGTATGCAAGTTCCAACCGAAAAAACTTTTGCTGTTGGGGCATGGTGAGAACTCTATTTACCAGATTGATATGGAATTAAAGAATAAGTATAAAGAAGATATTAAAATTGTGCCGGTTATCGCAGATATACAGGACAGGCACCGGATCTTTGATGTATTGGAAACTCATAAGCCGGATGTTGTATACCATGCAGCTGCTCATAAACATGTGCCCTTAATGGAATATAACCCGAAAGAGGCCGTGAAAAATAATGTGCTGGGGACAAAGAATGTAGCGGAGGCATCAGACACATTTGGAGTTGGAACTTTCGTTCTTGTTTCTTCTGATAAAGCAGTAAACCCAACAAATGTGATGGGCTCAACAAAGCGTATTGCGGAGATGGTTATTCAGGAGTTGGACAAGCATAGTACTACGAAGTTTGTTGCAGTAAGGTTTGGGAATGTTCTTGGAAGCCGAGGGAGTGTGATTCCTCTTTTTAAAAAGCAGATTCAGGCTGGTGGACCAGTCACTGTTACACATCCGGATATGACTCGTTATTTTATGACGATTCCAGAGGCATCACGACTAGTTATGCAAGCGGGTGCGTTGGCACGCGGTGGAGAAATTTTTGTTCTAGATATGGGTGAGCCGGTTAAGATTGTAGACCTTGCCAAAAATTTGATCCAGTTGTCTGGATATAATGTAGATGAAGTTGGTATTAATTACTCAGGAATACGTCCGGGAGAAAAAATGTATGAGGAACTGCTTGGAGAAAATGAAGTTCATAAGGAAGCGGTGTTTCCAAAGATCTTTATTGGGAAGGCTGTGTTGGAGCAGGAAGAAGAAGTACAATATTTGATCGAGCGGTTTGGTAGTATGTCTACCAATGAGGTTAGTGAGTTTGTGTTGAATTTGGCTAATAGGAAAGAGAATAAAATACTTTCATTGGCTAAATAG
- the galU gene encoding UTP--glucose-1-phosphate uridylyltransferase GalU has product MKKVRKAIIPAAGLGTRFLPATKAMPKEMLPIVDKPTIQYIVEEAVASGIEDIIIVTGKGKRAIEDHFDYSFELEENLIQKQKFDLLEKVKEPSKVDIHYIRQKEPKGLGHAVWCARKFIGDEPFAVLLGDDIVQSDTPCLRQLMDEYDRTLSSVIGVQTVSPEETHRYGIIDPSDQSGRRYQVNHFVEKPKQGTAPSNLAIMGRYILTPEIFMFLEQQELGAGGEVQLTDAIQKLNQIQRVFAYDFEGVRYDVGEKFGFIKTTIEMALKDETLRDELVRFMDERLSELKIIES; this is encoded by the coding sequence GTGAAAAAAGTACGTAAAGCGATTATTCCTGCTGCCGGGTTAGGAACAAGATTCCTGCCGGCCACAAAGGCGATGCCAAAGGAAATGCTGCCGATTGTTGATAAGCCGACTATTCAATACATTGTGGAAGAGGCTGTGGCATCAGGGATTGAGGATATTATTATTGTTACGGGTAAAGGGAAGCGAGCAATTGAGGATCATTTTGATTACTCATTTGAGCTTGAAGAAAACCTAATTCAAAAGCAAAAGTTTGATTTACTAGAAAAGGTAAAAGAGCCTTCTAAAGTTGATATTCATTATATCAGGCAAAAAGAGCCTAAGGGACTTGGGCATGCGGTGTGGTGTGCAAGGAAGTTTATTGGGGACGAGCCGTTTGCAGTGTTGCTTGGGGATGATATTGTTCAGAGTGATACTCCTTGTTTGCGGCAACTGATGGATGAGTATGATAGGACGCTCTCCTCTGTTATTGGGGTACAGACTGTATCACCTGAGGAGACTCATAGATATGGGATTATTGATCCTTCCGATCAAAGTGGACGGAGGTACCAGGTGAATCACTTTGTTGAGAAGCCAAAGCAGGGTACTGCTCCTTCCAACCTCGCAATCATGGGGCGTTATATTTTGACTCCGGAAATATTCATGTTTCTTGAACAGCAAGAGTTAGGTGCTGGAGGGGAAGTGCAGTTGACGGATGCAATTCAGAAGCTAAACCAGATCCAGCGTGTGTTTGCTTATGACTTTGAAGGTGTTCGTTATGATGTTGGAGAGAAGTTTGGGTTTATAAAGACGACGATTGAGATGGCTTTGAAAGATGAGACTTTAAGGGACGAATTGGTACGTTTTATGGATGAAAGGCTTAGTGAGTTAAAAATCATTGAGAGTTAA
- a CDS encoding DegT/DnrJ/EryC1/StrS family aminotransferase, producing the protein MIDTELRNIPFSPPDITDAEIEEVIKAMKSGWITTGPRTKELEKRIAEFVGTNKCVCLNSATAAMELTLRILGVGPGDEVITSAYTYTASASVIEHVGAKIVLVDTAPDSFEMDYSKLADAITEKTKVIIPVDIAGKMCDYDTIFEIVGNKKALFRPNNELQWLINRVVVMTDAAHAFGAGRKGMKCGQVADFTCFSFHAVKNFTTAEGGAVVWRNGQGLDDDWLYKQFMLYSLHGQSKDALAKAQKGAWEYDIVYPAYKCNMTDIMASIGLIQLDRYEGLLERRREIIEMYDRALLPLGIKSLQHYCEESSSSGHLYLLRIPEINKEKRNEIIIKMAEAGVACNVHYKPLPMFTAYKNLGFDIKDYPNAYKQYVNEITLPLHTLLSDGDVEYVVENLKKVLNEV; encoded by the coding sequence ATGATTGATACCGAATTAAGAAATATACCCTTTTCTCCACCAGATATTACTGATGCGGAGATTGAAGAAGTAATAAAAGCAATGAAGTCAGGTTGGATTACAACTGGACCAAGAACTAAAGAGCTAGAAAAAAGAATAGCTGAATTCGTCGGTACAAACAAGTGTGTTTGTCTAAATTCTGCAACTGCTGCTATGGAACTTACACTTCGTATTTTAGGTGTCGGACCTGGTGATGAAGTTATCACTTCAGCATACACATATACTGCATCTGCATCAGTTATAGAGCATGTTGGGGCTAAAATAGTATTAGTTGATACTGCACCAGACTCTTTTGAAATGGATTACTCTAAACTAGCAGATGCAATAACAGAGAAGACTAAAGTGATAATTCCAGTAGATATAGCAGGGAAGATGTGTGACTACGATACTATCTTTGAAATAGTAGGAAATAAGAAAGCCCTATTCAGACCAAACAATGAACTGCAGTGGTTAATTAATAGAGTAGTTGTTATGACGGATGCTGCACATGCTTTTGGAGCAGGGAGAAAAGGGATGAAATGTGGGCAAGTTGCAGATTTTACTTGCTTCTCTTTCCATGCTGTAAAGAATTTTACAACTGCTGAAGGTGGAGCTGTCGTATGGCGCAATGGTCAAGGTTTAGACGATGATTGGCTTTATAAGCAGTTCATGCTGTATAGTCTTCATGGTCAATCAAAAGATGCACTTGCAAAAGCTCAAAAAGGTGCATGGGAATATGATATTGTTTATCCTGCCTATAAATGTAATATGACAGATATTATGGCTAGTATTGGTTTAATACAATTAGATAGATATGAAGGATTGTTGGAAAGACGTAGAGAGATTATTGAAATGTATGATAGAGCGCTTTTACCTTTAGGTATTAAAAGCTTGCAGCATTACTGCGAAGAGTCTTCTTCTTCAGGTCACCTGTACTTATTGAGAATACCTGAAATTAATAAAGAGAAGAGAAATGAAATTATCATTAAAATGGCTGAAGCAGGTGTTGCATGTAACGTTCACTATAAGCCATTGCCTATGTTTACGGCTTATAAGAATTTAGGATTTGATATTAAGGATTATCCAAATGCTTATAAGCAGTATGTTAATGAAATTACACTTCCACTTCATACTTTATTGAGTGATGGGGATGTGGAATATGTTGTTGAGAATCTAAAAAAAGTATTAAATGAAGTTTAA
- a CDS encoding sugar transferase, with product MYKNFFKRIFDLILTLVALPFWIIILVIIGPIIYFQDKGSIFYNAPRLGKDGKVFKMYKFRSMRVNAPDLRNEDGSTFNAEDDPRLTKIGKFIRKTSLDETPQLLNIIKGDMSIIGPRPDLPEHHELYEGNEERKLEIRPGVTGYNQAYFRNTVPWKERIKNDIYYIDHLSWWLDIKIFIKTAVSVLKREDVFVTEKSTSSNKNTGVGM from the coding sequence ATGTATAAGAATTTTTTTAAAAGGATATTCGATTTAATCCTAACTTTAGTAGCCCTACCATTTTGGATTATTATTCTAGTAATAATAGGACCAATTATATACTTTCAAGATAAAGGGTCAATTTTTTATAATGCACCCCGGCTTGGTAAGGACGGAAAAGTATTTAAAATGTATAAGTTTCGTTCTATGAGGGTGAATGCTCCTGATCTTAGAAATGAAGATGGGTCAACATTTAATGCGGAAGATGATCCTAGATTAACAAAGATCGGAAAGTTTATTCGGAAAACAAGCCTTGATGAAACACCTCAACTGTTAAACATTATCAAGGGGGATATGAGTATTATTGGTCCTAGACCTGACTTACCAGAGCACCATGAATTATATGAAGGTAACGAAGAAAGGAAGCTTGAGATAAGACCAGGTGTTACAGGATATAATCAAGCATACTTTAGAAACACTGTCCCATGGAAAGAAAGAATCAAAAATGACATTTACTATATCGACCACCTTTCTTGGTGGCTTGATATTAAGATATTTATTAAGACTGCTGTATCTGTTTTAAAGCGTGAAGATGTATTTGTAACCGAAAAGAGTACAAGTTCAAATAAAAATACAGGTGTAGGAATGTAA
- a CDS encoding GNAT family N-acetyltransferase, whose amino-acid sequence MESLENAVTFNELKWDTDFFGVTSAKATLHCPLTLDEWEELKTRFKDYQFVSIINKNSEPINSQLIGKNTSAFLTDVNIQFVKKLGGPQEIPANVTMHQSLGRDNQIIEIADFKFSKFTEDPELAKRKGDQVYRQWLFNAFDKPDKFFALSRDENEGINGFVLYSFSDNVNVIELIAVSPLVTKGGIGTSLFKAVEYATHQHGYNEIKVGTQMRNMGAINFYQKVGCKQIGCHQVYHLWNL is encoded by the coding sequence ATGGAAAGTCTCGAAAATGCTGTGACTTTTAATGAATTAAAATGGGATACAGACTTTTTTGGTGTCACTAGTGCAAAAGCTACTCTGCATTGTCCTCTTACATTGGATGAATGGGAAGAATTAAAAACAAGATTTAAAGATTATCAGTTTGTTTCAATCATTAATAAAAACTCTGAACCTATTAATTCGCAGTTGATTGGGAAGAATACTTCCGCCTTTTTGACGGATGTAAATATTCAATTTGTGAAGAAATTAGGGGGCCCACAAGAGATTCCGGCAAATGTTACAATGCATCAATCATTAGGAAGAGATAACCAAATTATTGAAATAGCTGATTTTAAGTTCTCAAAGTTTACTGAGGATCCGGAATTAGCTAAACGTAAAGGAGATCAAGTTTATCGCCAGTGGCTTTTCAATGCCTTTGATAAGCCGGATAAATTTTTTGCATTATCCAGAGATGAAAATGAAGGTATAAATGGATTTGTTCTTTACTCTTTTTCTGATAATGTGAATGTAATCGAGTTGATTGCCGTGTCGCCGTTAGTAACTAAAGGTGGTATTGGAACTAGCTTGTTTAAAGCAGTAGAATATGCTACGCATCAACATGGTTATAACGAAATTAAGGTTGGAACCCAAATGCGAAATATGGGAGCAATTAACTTTTATCAAAAAGTTGGTTGTAAACAAATTGGGTGCCATCAGGTTTATCATCTATGGAATTTATAA